A region from the Triticum aestivum cultivar Chinese Spring chromosome 3D, IWGSC CS RefSeq v2.1, whole genome shotgun sequence genome encodes:
- the LOC123078378 gene encoding RWD domain-containing protein 1 isoform X2, producing MEDYKQEQEMELEALQAILMDDIKEIDPSESGIDTNSRCFEILLSPQDDDFDEAAHVPVQMALVFAHTEKYPDEPPLVNIKSVRGIKPDDLTSLKEKLDQEATENLGMAMIYTLLDSAKEWLTEKYGQNAGDEEPDETEEPAEEVIIPHGEAVTVESFMAWRERFEAELALQRAKLMPESALTAPKEKKLSGRQYFESGRHITKGAGTVAEEDEEEEEDIEFDDDFEDDEEDMLEHFLAEQTGKSSA from the exons ATGGAAGACTACAAGCAGGAACAGGAGATGGAGTTGGAGGCCCTGCAGGCCATCCTCATGGACGACATCAAGG AGATCGACCCTAGCGAAAGCGGGATCGACACCAACTCCCGCTGCTTCGAGATCCTGCTATCCCCTCAG GATGATGATTTCGACGAGGCAGCTCATGTGCCAG TTCAAATGGCTCTGGTTTTTGCACACACTGAGAAGTACCCAGATGAGCCTCCACTTGTGAATATCAAAAG TGTACGGGGTATTAAACCAGACGACCTCACATCCTTGAAAGAAAAGCTTGACCAAGAG GCAACTGAGAATCTTGGTATGGCTATGATATATACTCTTCTCGACTCGGCTAAAGAATGGTTAACTGAAAAATATGGTCAAAATGCTGGAGATGAGGAACCTGACGAAACTGAAGAACCAGCAGAGGAG GTCATTATACCCCATGGTGAAGCTGTTACTGTAGAGAGCTTTATGGCCTGGAGGGAACGTTTTGAAGCTGAATTGGCGCTGCAGCGTGCTAA GCTTATGCCAGAGTCAGCTCTTACTGCCCCAAAGGAAAAGAAACTCTCTGGAAGACAGTATTTTGAAAGTGGAAGGCATATAACG aaaggagcaggtacagttgctgaagaagatgaggaagaggaggaggacatcGAATTCGATGACGATTTTGAAG
- the LOC123078378 gene encoding RWD domain-containing protein 1 isoform X1, with translation MADYKQEQEMELEALQAILMDDIKEIDPSESGIDTNSRCFEILLSPQDDDFDEAAHVPVQMALVFAHTEKYPDEPPLVNIKSVRGIKPDDLTSLKEKLDQEATENLGMAMIYTLLDSAKEWLTEKYGQNAGDEEPDETEEPAEEVIIPHGEAVTVESFMAWRERFEAELALQRAKLMPESALTAPKEKKLSGRQYFESGRHITKGAGTVAEEDEEEEEDIEFDDDFEDDEEDMLEHFLAEQTGKSSA, from the exons atggcag ACTACAAGCAGGAACAGGAGATGGAGTTGGAGGCCCTGCAGGCCATCCTCATGGACGACATCAAGG AGATCGACCCTAGCGAAAGCGGGATCGACACCAACTCCCGCTGCTTCGAGATCCTGCTATCCCCTCAG GATGATGATTTCGACGAGGCAGCTCATGTGCCAG TTCAAATGGCTCTGGTTTTTGCACACACTGAGAAGTACCCAGATGAGCCTCCACTTGTGAATATCAAAAG TGTACGGGGTATTAAACCAGACGACCTCACATCCTTGAAAGAAAAGCTTGACCAAGAG GCAACTGAGAATCTTGGTATGGCTATGATATATACTCTTCTCGACTCGGCTAAAGAATGGTTAACTGAAAAATATGGTCAAAATGCTGGAGATGAGGAACCTGACGAAACTGAAGAACCAGCAGAGGAG GTCATTATACCCCATGGTGAAGCTGTTACTGTAGAGAGCTTTATGGCCTGGAGGGAACGTTTTGAAGCTGAATTGGCGCTGCAGCGTGCTAA GCTTATGCCAGAGTCAGCTCTTACTGCCCCAAAGGAAAAGAAACTCTCTGGAAGACAGTATTTTGAAAGTGGAAGGCATATAACG aaaggagcaggtacagttgctgaagaagatgaggaagaggaggaggacatcGAATTCGATGACGATTTTGAAG